TGCGCGTCCGGCGCCGCCGCGGCTGGTGCTGGCAGGTTTCGACTTGATCGCAGAGATCAAGCGCCATTCGCCGGCCGAGGGCGCGCTGGGCCCGGCCACGGACGTGGTGGCCCGCGCCCGCGCCTACGCGGACGCTGGCGCCGCCGCTGTCTCGGTGCTGACGGAGCCGGAGCGTTTCGGCGGCAGCCTCGACGATCTCTCGGCGGCGACCCGGGCGCTCGAGGGCTCGGCCGTGCCGGTCATGCGCAAGGACTTCCTGGTCGACCCGTGGCAGGTGCTCGAAGCGCGCGCGGCCGGGGCCGGCGGGGTGTTGCTGATTATTGCCATGCTGAACGACGTGGTGCTGGCGGAGATGCTGGCCGCGGCGCGCGAGCACGGGCTGTTCGTGCTGCTGGAGGCATTCGACGAGGCCGACCTGGAGCGTGCCGGGCCATGCCTGGCAGGCGCGACGGCAACGGCGCCGGTGCTGGTGGGCGTGAACAGCCGCGACCTGCGCACGCTGGCGGTCGACCCGGCACGACTCGCGCGCCTCGCGCCGCGGCTGCCGCCGGGCGTGCCGGCCGTCGCCGAGAGCGGCCTGCATACCGCGGCGGACGCAGCGGAGGCCGCCGCGCTCGGCTATCGCCTGGCGCTCGTCGGTACGGCATTGATGCGGGCGCAGGACCCTGGAGCGCTGGTCGGGGTCATGCTGGCGGCCGGCCGGGACCAGGCAAGGGAGCAAGGACGATGAAGACATTCGTGAAGATCTGCGGCCTCACCACGCCCGAGGGCGTGGCTGCGGCAGTGCGGGCCGGCGCCGACGCGGTCGGCTTCGTGTTCGCGCCGTCGCCGCGCGAGGTCAGTCCCGCGCAGGCGCGGCAACTGGCGGCGGCCCTGCCTGCCGGCATCAAGCGCGTGGCGGTGTTCCGCCATCCCCCGCCGGGCAGGATCGCGGCGGTGTTGTCGGAGTTCCCCGCCGACTGGGTGCAGAGCGACGCCGTCGACCTGCACGGCGCCGACCTGGGCGGCGCCGAAGCGCTGCCGGTGTTTCGCTCCGGCGCCCCGCTGCCGCCCCTGCTGCCGGAGCTCATGCTGTTCGAGGGGCCTGACAGTGGCGTCGGGCGGCTGGCGGACTGGGAGGCGGCCCGCGGCGTGGCGCGGCAGACCCAGGTCATCCTGGCCGGAGGTTTGCACCCCGGCAACGTGCGCGCTGCGCTCCAGGCCGTACGGCCCTGGGGCGTGGACGTGTCGAGCGGGGTGGAATCGGCGCCGGGGGTGAAGGACCCGTCGCTGGTGGAAGATTTCGTCGCCGCCGTGCGACGAGCCGAGCAGAGCGAGCAGCAGAGCCAGGAAGGGGACGCATGAACATGACGGCAAGGCAGGAACAGGACCACGCGGCCCAGCTGGAGGCGCTGCTGGACGGGCGTTTCCCCGATGCGCGCGGGCGCTTCGGCCCCTGGGGCGGGCGCTACGTGCCCGAGACGCTGGTGCCGGCGCTGGACCGGCTGCAGGCCGGTGTCGCCGAGCACCTCCATTCCCCGGAGTTCCAGGCGTGTCTCGGTGCCGAGCTGCGCGACTGGGTGGGGCGCCCGACCGCGCTCACGCCGGCGCCCCGGCTTTCGGAGGCCTGGGGCGCGGAGGTATGGCTGAAGCGCGAGGACCTCGCGCACACCGGCGCGCACAAGATCAACAACGCCCTGGGCCAGGCGATGCTGGCGAAGATGCTGGGTGCGAAGCGGGTGGTGGCCGAGACCGGCGCCGGCCAGCACGGGGTCGCCTCGGCCGCCGCCTGTGCCCGTATCGGCCTGCCCTGCCTGGTCTACATGGGCGAGATCGACTGCGAGCGCCAGGTGCTGAACGTGGAGCGCATGCGCCGGCTCGGCGCCGAGGTGGTGCCGGTGACG
This window of the Thioalkalivibrio sp. XN279 genome carries:
- a CDS encoding indole-3-glycerol-phosphate synthase, with product MSFLAQMAQGSAERVRVARAASGEAALLAACRARPAPPRLVLAGFDLIAEIKRHSPAEGALGPATDVVARARAYADAGAAAVSVLTEPERFGGSLDDLSAATRALEGSAVPVMRKDFLVDPWQVLEARAAGAGGVLLIIAMLNDVVLAEMLAAAREHGLFVLLEAFDEADLERAGPCLAGATATAPVLVGVNSRDLRTLAVDPARLARLAPRLPPGVPAVAESGLHTAADAAEAAALGYRLALVGTALMRAQDPGALVGVMLAAGRDQAREQGR
- a CDS encoding phosphoribosylanthranilate isomerase, producing the protein MKTFVKICGLTTPEGVAAAVRAGADAVGFVFAPSPREVSPAQARQLAAALPAGIKRVAVFRHPPPGRIAAVLSEFPADWVQSDAVDLHGADLGGAEALPVFRSGAPLPPLLPELMLFEGPDSGVGRLADWEAARGVARQTQVILAGGLHPGNVRAALQAVRPWGVDVSSGVESAPGVKDPSLVEDFVAAVRRAEQSEQQSQEGDA